One stretch of Leishmania braziliensis MHOM/BR/75/M2904 complete genome, chromosome 16 DNA includes these proteins:
- a CDS encoding mitochondrial ornithine transporter 1-like protein, producing MMDVIIHLTAGTVAGMTGVLLDYPLDTIKTRMQVSSYTKVPYYYRTTAAAEVASISATSPVTYWQCASQLYQRGGIRSFYRGLSVPLTAQGAEAAVVFSVYNVSLQRFLQKQQQQQQRQGQEREKLSGSRGDHKRRSYRQRPTQSKPELPQPPPPPPISVWSSPAHWKASACAGLAVSLILTPVEMLKCNMQMESARPSWKRHRTTVFGLARDLVATHGACGLYTGVTGTLTRAVLGNMAYFVSYEQCREWLAQGFAQSLGDGEALPIWHSMLAGGISGCFYWSIAYPADVAKTKMQVCPAARRQGFTRTLSSLYHSGGVEALFRGWGVTVVRAFLSSSVVFTIHERSSSTLQGFSSPYCALARDSAVTSTSSAAYEPQEELVSHRY from the coding sequence ATGATGGACGTGATCATTCACCTCACTGCAGGCACCGTGGCAGGTATGACCGGGGTTCTCCTTGACTACCCGCTCGATACCATCAAGACGCGTATGCAGGTGAGCAGCTACACAAAGGTACCCTACTACTACAGGACCACTGCAGCCGCGGAAGTGGCCAGCATTAGCGCTACGTCACCGGTGACGTACTGGCAGTGCGCCTCCCAACTCTACCAGCGCGGTGGTATTCGATCGTTTTACCGAGGCCTTAGTGTGCCCCTGACAGCTCAGGGCGCTGAGGCTGCCGTCGTTTTCTCGGTCTATAACGTATCTCTTCAGCGCTTtctgcagaagcagcagcagcagcagcagcgccagggGCAAGAGCGGGAAAAGTTGTCCGGGTCGCGAGGTGACCACAAACGACGATCCTATCGGCAGCGGCCTACTCAGAGCAAACCTGAGCTGccccagccgccgccgccgccgcccattTCCGTATGGAGTTCGCCGGCGCACTGGAAGGCCTCTGCGTGCGCAGGTCTCGCCGTGTCGCTTATCTTGACGCCGGTTGAAATGCTGAAGTGCAACATGCAGATGGAGAGCGCCCGGCCGAGCTGGAAGCGTCACCGCACGACGGTGTTCGGCCTTGCTCGTGACTTAGTGGCAACCCATGGTGCGTGCGGTCTCTACACAGGGGTGACCGGTACTCTGACGCGCGCTGTATTGGGCAACATGGCATATTTTGTCTCCTATGAGCAGTGCCGGGAATGGCTGGCGCAGGGGTTTGCCCAATCACTGGGCGATGGCGAAGCTCTGCCGATTTGGCACTCCATGCTCGCAGGCGGGATCAGTGGGTGCTTCTATTGGAGCATCGCGTACCCGGCCGACGTGGCAAAGACGAAGATGCAGGTGTGCCCGGCAGCACGACGGCAGGGTTTTACGAGAACACTGTCAAGCTTGTACCACAGCGGAGGAGTAGAGGCGCTGTTCCGCGGCTGGGGTGTCACGGTGGTGCGGGCGTTCTTATCGAGCAGTGTCGTCTTCACCATCCAcgaacgcagcagcagtaccttGCAGGGCTTCTCTTCTCCGTATTGTGCTCTTGCACGCGACAGTGCCGTGACGTCGACATCGAGTGCTGCCTATGAACCCCAAGAGGAGTTGGTTTCTCATCGGTACTAA
- a CDS encoding protein tyrosine phosphatase-like protein, which translates to MEVNSTLIDCYDPQQPSKVLFHFLILDAPSPSNLPTYIKELQRRGVHHLVRVCGPTYDAALVRGGGIEVHSWPFDDGAPPTRVVLESWLKLLDTELARQQEDPSKPPPTIGVHCVAGLGRAPILVALALVEYGNVSALDAIALIREKRRGAINQTQMHWVTKYKRRHQGGHCVVM; encoded by the coding sequence ATGGAGGTGAACAGTACGCTCATCGACTGCTACgacccgcagcagccgtcgaAGGTGCTCTTTCACTTTCTCATTCTCGATGCGCCGTCCCCGAGCAACCTTCCGACGTACatcaaggagctgcagcgccgtggcgTTCATCATTTGGTGCGAGTGTGCGGCCCGACCTACGATGCAGCCCTTGTGAGGGGCGGTGGGATTGAGGTCCACAGCTGGCCATTCGATGATGGCGCCCCGCCGACCCGCGTGGTCCTTGAGAGCTGGCTGAAGTTGCTCGACACGGAGCTTGCCCGTCAGCAAGAGGACCCATCCAAGCCCCCGCCGACCATCGGGGTGCACTGCGTGGCGGGCCTGGGCCGCGCCCCAATCTTGGTCGCGCTGGCGCTAGTGGAGTACGGCAACGTGTCTGCGCTAGACGCGATCGCGCTGATCCGCGAGAAGCGCAGGGGTGCAATCAATCAGACCCAGATGCACTGGGTTACCAAGTACAAGCGCCGTCACCAGGGTGGGCACTGCGTGGTCATGTAG
- a CDS encoding histone acetyltransferase-like protein: MSSEGDAEGEASSGPLSHVDWDRIEHKLANLPTLERLLQESNPNDFTTADVEAAARFVRDIVATQPQCDADIERAQRRLQKAYRRVFKKSLLLAGYTQLLREAVTGANGTSIPAQPHQESIVFPGAPDSAAVLSDLEDAVPSISSTPGTSPSPPEKTSVVCPVLERYLVFKAPRSQSGVLVVTVFTSAYPDGQNFSCQWNCYYCPNEPGQPRSYLLNEPGVRRANRLMFDPYRQFEERVRSLMAIGHPADKVELLVLGGTWESYPRQYRERFIRDLFYAANTMFDPPRAPRRPPLELLQEQLLNESAHCRIIGVTLETRPDTINPAMLVELRRFGCTRVQLGVQHTDDRILTLVNRQSTREDTVNAIKLLKDSCFKVDIHLMPDLPGASSSIDKAMFDDVLDSPYLQADQWKIYPCQTTPFSVIEQWYKDRKYTPYGLENLIDVLLYAKARVHPWIRINRVIRDIPVDYILAGVEVANLRQLLACKLRERGERCRCIRCREIKGDKTVAERLKSAILQERRYEASEGTEVFLSVEMPTDDATILGFLRLRLNIRNWETPFAELLPCALIRELHVYGNLLPTYVEEAGRAHAPAAQHNGIGQRLLKRAEAIARTEGYSHIAVISGVGVRGYYRRCGYRLLAASRGGFLVKNLVDVGDALAGAPITASQVAPLEYSLERDEALLRRVAANRGVSTSLVSGAVLPLGVATAATLLTHATAWCGKLRTSVTQWWSTRKRCREEEVEQWPPSGAEGHVKPTAQTP, encoded by the coding sequence ATGTCCTCTGAGGGCGATGCGGAGGGTGAGGCGTCGTCAGGGCCGCTGTCGCATGTGGACTGGGATCGGATCGAGCACAAGCTGGCTAACCTGCCGACGCTGGAGCGGCTGCTTCAGGAGTCGAACCCAAACGACTTCACCACTGCTgatgtggaggcggcggcgcgcttTGTACGCGACATCGTAGCGACCCAGCCGCAGTGCGACGCGGATATCGAGAGGGCTCAGCGTAGACTTCAGAAAGCGTACCGACGTGTCTTCAAAAAGTCGCTGCTACTAGCAGGGTAcacacagctgctgcgcgaggcggtGACAGGGGCGAATGGCACCAGTATACCTGCGCAGCCCCACCAAGAGAGCATCGTCTTTCCTGGTGCACCCGattctgctgctgttctctCGGACCTGGAGGACGCCGTACCTTCGATCTCGTCCACGCCCGGGACTTCGCCATCCCCCCCTGAGAAGACGTCTGTGGTATGCCCGGTGCTGGAGCGCTACCTCGTGTTCAAGGCTCCGCGTAGTCAGTCCGGCGTACTGGTCGTTACCGTGTTCACCTCCGCTTACCCGGATGGGCAGAACTTCAGCTGCCAGTGGAACTGCTATTACTGTCCCAACGAGCCGGGTCAGCCACGCAGCTACTTGCTGAACGAGCCTGGCGTACGACGGGCGAATCGCCTCATGTTCGATCCGTACCGCCAGTTCGAAGAGCGTGTCCGCTCTCTCATGGCAATTGGCCACCCTGCCGACAAGGTGGAGCTGCTCGTGCTGGGTGGTACATGGGAGAGTTATCCACGGCAGTACCGTGAGCGCTTCATCCGAGACCTCTTCTACGCGGCAAACACCATGTTCGACCCACCGAGGGCGCCGCGACGACCaccgctggagctgctgcaggagcagctgctgaatgAGTCCGCCCACTGTAGGATCATCGGGGTGACACTGGAGACGCGTCCAGACACGATCAACCCAGCGATGCTCGTGGAGCTCCGCCGATTTGGTTGTACTCGAGTGCAGCTCGGAGTGCAACACACGGACGACCGCATTCTCACCCTCGTGAATCGCCAGTCCACTCGCGAGGACACCGTCAATGCCATCAAGCTGTTGAAGGACAGCTGCTTCAAGGTGGACATCCACCTCATGCCTGACCTGCCCGGTGCGAGCTCCTCCATTGACAAGGCCATGTTCGATGACGTGCTTGACTCCCCGTACCTCCAGGCTGACCAGTGGAAGATTTACCCGTGCCAAACGACGCCTTTCTCAGTGATTGAGCAGTGGTATAAGGACCGCAAGTACACCCCCTACGGCCTGGAGAACTTGATCGACGTGCTGCTCTACGCCAAGGCGCGCGTGCACCCGTGGATTCGCATTAACCGGGTAATCAGAGACATCCCTGTGGACTACATCCTTGCTGGTGTCGAGGTGGCAAACCTGCGCCAGTTGCTCGCCTGCAAGTTGCGAGAGCGCGGGGAGAGATGCCGCTGCATTCGATGCCGCGAAATCAAAGGTGACAAAACTGTTGCGGAGAGGCTGAAGTCCGCTATCCTGCAGGAGCGGCGCTACGAGGCGAGCGAAGGGACGGAGGTATTTCTGTCGGTCGAGATGCCGACGGACGACGCGACCATTTTAGGCTTCCTGCGCCTGCGACTGAACATCCGTAACTGGGAGACACCGtttgcggagctgctgccgtgcgcgcTCATTCGCGAGCTACACGTCTACGGCAATCTCCTGCCCACctacgtggaggaggcgggtcGCGCGCATGCAccggcagcacagcacaaCGGCATTGGACAGCGCCTCCTGAAGCGAGCGGAAGCGATCGCCAGGACGGAGGGCTACAGCCACATCGCCGTGATCAGCGGCGTGGGCGTCCGCGGGTACTATAGGCGCTGTGGCTACCGACTACTGGCTGCCTCCCGCGGCGGCTTTCTCGTGAAGAACCTTGTGGACGTGGGCGATGCGTTGGCTGGTGCGCCGATAACTGCATCTCAGGTTGCACCCCTCGAGTATTCTCTAGAGCGTGACGAAGCGTTGCTGCGACGGGTAGCGGCAAATCGAGGGGTATCCACCTCGCTGGTCTCgggtgcggtgctgccccTCGGCGTAGCCACAGCCGCCACACTGCTGACGCATGCGACTGCGTGGTGCGGCAAGCTACGTACCAGCGTTACGCAATGGTGGTCAACTCGAAAGCGCTGccgtgaggaggaggtggagcagtGGCCGCCGAGCGGTGCGGAGGGACATGTTAAACCAACAGCGCAAACACCATAA
- a CDS encoding protein tyrosine phosphatase-likie protein: MDIKGTIVDCKRSGTEEVIFRFLILDAPSPSSLPTYVKLLQRQNVHHLVRACGPTYNAELVEKNGIQVHGWTFDDGAPPTRAVMDRWLDLLSQEVGKTPPETIAVHCVAGLGRAPILVALALVEYGNMAPLDAVGYVRERRKGAINQVQLNWLMRYKPRHHQASDRSLVCTNCAVM, from the coding sequence ATGGACATTAAGGGCACCATTGTGGATTgcaagcgcagcggcacagagGAGGTCATTTTCCGCTTCCTAATCCTTGACGCCCCGAGCCCAAGCAGCTTGCCCACCTACGTgaagctcctgcagcgacaaaATGTGCACCATCTCGTGCGCGCCTGCGGCCCCACCTACAACGCCGAGCTAGTGGAAAAGAATGGCATCCAGGTGCATGGGTGGACCTTCGACGATGGCGCGCCGCCAACGCGGGCTGTGATGGACCGGTGGCTGGACTTGCTATCTCAGGAGGTCGGCAAGACGCCACCGGAGACTATCGCGGTCCACTGCGTGGCGGGTCTAGGGCGGGCACCGATTTTAGTAGCGTTGGCACTGGTGGAGTATGGTAACATGGCTCCGCTGGATGCCGTTGGCTATGTTCGCGAGCGGCGGAAGGGTGCCATCAACCAGGTGCAGCTGAATTGGCTTATGCGGTACAAGCCGCGCCATCACCAAGCGAGTGATCGTTCGCTTGTCTGCACCAACTGCGCTGTGATGTGA
- a CDS encoding putative proteasome 26S non-ATPase subunit 9, with the protein MSAPNIEDVVEVEDRRTPVDTSSIDDMDREALRDELRRLDSQKAALEAKLTDALQYLASTPVGLHGRLLDNEGFPRDDCDLYAVRTARNTADSTRNDLRALSEKMYSLLSALHRQTQEEAQLQMVQDAAARRQRQAAVEKRAQRIAELQRVAQLKPCLVVAKVDANSPAEEAGLSVGMRVLQYGAITRTELNAEGLQALARETAAHEGEPIVVWVRKPSELEDDPFELVLVPQRWQGTGLLGCALDKVEDETA; encoded by the coding sequence ATGAGTGCGCCAAACATCGAGGACGTtgtcgaggtggaggaccgCCGCACTCCGGTGGATACCTCCTCCATAGACGACATGGACAGGGAGGCCCTTCGCGacgagctgcgccgtctgGATTCCCAAAAAGCGGCACTCGAGGCGAAGCTGACGGACGCGCTTCAGTACCTCGCCTCGACCCCGGTCGGGCTGCATGGCCGCTTGCTTGACAACGAAGGGTTCCCACGTGACGACTGCGACCTATACGCAGTTCGCACCGCCCGAAACACCGCGGACTCTACACGAAACGACTTGCGCGCGCTGAGCGAAAAAATGTACAGCCTTCTCAgtgcgctgcatcgccagACACAGGAGGAGGCTCAGCTGCAGATGGTGcaggacgccgccgcccgacggcaacgacaggcagcggtggagaagCGAGCGCAGCGCAtagcagagctgcagcgtgtcgCGCAGCTTAAGCCGTGTTTAGTGGTGGCGAAAGTGGACGCCAATAGCCCAGCCGAGGAGGCTGGGCTCTCCGTTGGCATGCGGGTCCTGCAATACGGCGCGATAACGCGGACAGAGCTGAATGCAGAGGGCCTGCAGGCTCTAGCGAGGGAAACAGCTGCCCACGAGGGGGAGCCGATTGTAGTGTGGGTGCGGAAGCCAAGCGAGTTGGAGGATGACCCGTTCGAGCTTGTACTGGTGCCTCAGCGATGGCAAGGGACTGGGCTGCTTGGCTGCGCCTTGGACAAAGTCGAAGACGAAACTGCCTGA
- a CDS encoding putative protein kinase — translation MMKPSALDRIHVREEDPKEMFEIIESVGVGNFGVVLKARNRVTGDIVAIKQVPLSDTDKEDLDIIVKEVEILQECDHPNIVRFYGTYQSMGVLWIVMEYCEGGSVDMAYDQLRRPLSEPLIAYVCRQALLGLLYLHERHVIHRDIKGSNLLLTKGGQVKLADFGVSTVLKHTLSRRNSFIGTALWMAPEALAEKDYDSRADIWSLGITTIELAEGQPPHLGMHIARAVFFIPLNDPPTLQAKERWSPQMHMFVRRLLTKDKELRPSAAIMLMDPFVSPGAVAPQEDMAAVVEQLLARRRSIGEGQDGSDGDSNASAMTIVTRAPSVVGVDEGAGEEGGEGAAAIPTDEAAAQWIDEHVSPRRRASPATGQAAARAGGRAAGAGAATGGRGAPLGGRLVLLPLLHLEDMSFDALSGCGRTLLCGSTASTAGIDSVGGAATSSVGLFGAGTAGGATLSSGGVASGVWGGGSRVGVPGATQTTLNGIYMGESNNSTSMMASVNRYYHSSFLMPTSAGGGAAPVTSPYPPVYGPPFHEGRLATAAAHGDALAETAHLLGCNVEAFSSQFLRLFETTTLRTVQEVFLFHQYLPYTRAVSEAEAKHAQRVRLLCGTVLKNVYAATCESARNA, via the coding sequence ATGATGAAACCATCGGCACTTGATCGCATCCACGTGCGCGAGGAGGACCCTAAGGAGATGTTTGAAATTATCGAGAGCGTCGGCGTTGGCAACTTTGGCGTCGTCCTCAAAGCCCGCAACCGTGTCACTGGCGATATTGTCGCCATCAAGCAGGTCCCGCTCAGCGACACAGATAAGGAGGACCTGGACATCATTGTGAAGGAAGTGGAGATCCTGCAGGAGTGTGACCACCCGAACATCGTGCGCTTCTATGGCACGTACCAATCGATGGGAGTCCTGTGGATTGTCATGGAGTACTGCGAAGGCGGGTCTGTCGACATGGCGTACGATCAGTTGCGCCGCCCACTCTCGGAGCCACTCATCGCCTACGTGTGCCGCCAGGCCCTGCTCGGCCTGCTTTACCTTCACGAGCGTCACGTCATTCACCGCGACATCAAGGGTAGCAACTTGCTACTCACCAAAGGCGGCCAGGTGAAGCTGGCCGACTTCGGTGTTAGCACGGTGCTCAAGCACACCTTGTCGAGGCGCAACTCCTTCATTGGCACGGCGCTGTGGATGGCGCCGGAGGCCCTCGCAGAGAAGGACTACGACAGCCGCGCCGACATCTGGTCTTTGGGGATTACCACGATTGAGCTGGCGGAGGggcagccgccgcacctcGGCATGCACATTGCCCGCGCGGTGTTCTTCATCCCCCTTAACGACCCTCCAACCTTGCAAGCCAAAGAGCGCTGGTCGCCGCAGATGCACATGTTCGTCCGCCGCCTGCTGACCAAGGACAAGGAGCTGCGCCCTTCCGCAGCCATCATGCTGATGGACCCTTTCGTGTCACCCGGGGCCGTTGCCCCACAGGAGGACATGGCCGCAGTGGTggagcagctcctcgcgcgtCGCCGGTCCATCGGTGAGGGGCaggacggcagcgacggggACAGTAATGCGTCTGCCATGACGATTGTCACGCGGGCACCGTCGGTGGTGGGCGTCGACGAAGGCgcgggggaagaggggggtgagggggccGCAGCTATCCCCACCGATGAGGCGGCAGCTCAGTGGATCGATGAGCACGTGTCGCCGCGGCGAAGAGCTTCACCAGCCACGGGCCAGGCAGCTGCAAGGGCCGGTGGAAGGGCCGCGGGTGCAGGGGCTGCCACTGGCGGCCGAGGTGCGCCGCTTGGTGGGCGACTGGTGCtactaccgctgctgcacctggaGGACATGTCCTTCGACGCACTGAGCGGGTGTGGCCGCACGTTactctgcggcagcaccgccagtaCCGCCGGTATTGATTCCGTGGGCGGCGCAGCCACATCTAGTGTTGGGCTGTTTGGCGCCGGTACTGCAGGCGGAGCAACGTTGTCGTCTGGTGGTGTGGCAAGCGGCGTCTGGGGAGGTGGGTCACGTGTAGGCGTGCCTGGAGCCACGCAGACGACGCTAAACGGCATCTACATgggagagagcaacaacagcactTCCATGATGGCCAGCGTGAACCGTTACTATCATTCGTCGTTCCTGATGCCCACATcggccggcggtggcgccgcacCAGTGACGTCTCCGTACCCCCCGGTGTACGGGCCGCCTTTTCACGAGGGTCGATtagcgactgctgctgctcatggcGATGCGCTGGCCGAGACGGCCCACTTGCTGGGCTGCAACGTGGAGGCGTTCTCCTCGCAATTTCTCCGCCTTTTCGAAACGACCACGCTGCGCACTGTTCAGGAGGTGTTTTTATTTCACCAATACCTCCCGTACACCCGCGCAGTGtccgaggcggaggcgaagcaCGCGCAGCGGGTGAGGCTGCTCTGCGGCACGGTGCTAAAGAACGTGTACGCGGCCACGTGTGAGAGTGCGCGGAATGCGTAG